The following proteins come from a genomic window of Gossypium raimondii isolate GPD5lz chromosome 5, ASM2569854v1, whole genome shotgun sequence:
- the LOC105770309 gene encoding uncharacterized protein LOC105770309 codes for MVQFDSNSNSATTIHHSKPADTFQLMLSESIHRFFTEYRSGSTDFSHFTSIFSRLLQNLPDPPLEFVWFYSAVTFHSSNKFNSPNPVSSSKDLFQLLASCSTSCNAGKRISVLAPVIYDLYPLVFDRKELKREVESLLDGIVSYISICCGMEDDGNDDLSSRFGDLLRVWMVDRVGMEGEKRDDLKVFFPLVSEESRKVIRGGCKVRYLAGVVMCQAFLLRLCLKFGYGIPKLELENDLHDCAVQMITGFRSFHFLDIFLRMLLEPVLPVTSPLGHGNEVILRETLYDAVIKMDHAFLGPEGGILLPGRQVKDLALTWSFVADNAIRSVRENGNQTKAISYINAFSESWLLSQLIKWVTSQNGMVDKATSLNVSTPVALIKWLLIVEDQGVRIFECDISKVYAKAVLCKSRVEYEIPVDKISSKYSAENLACMVHERKEDKTADNDLEMIDSMATIPLSAPCSMKSIAAADGVRKRKEGSNIKEEIPVKFIKYHLCENLVTDKLLSLANDDGLSCGNDVNSPILDEYMREMEQ; via the exons ATGGTgcaattcgattcgaattcaAATTCCGCCACCACCATCCACCACTCTAAACCAGCGGACACCTTTCAGCTCATGCTATCAGAATCTATCCACCGGTTTTTCACCGAATACCGCAGCGGTTCAACCGATTTCTCCCATTTTACCTCCATTTTCTCTCGCTTGCTACAGAATCTACCCGATCCGCCACTCGAATTCGTTTGGTTTTACTCCGCAGTAACGTTCCACTCCTccaataaatttaactcccCAAATCCAGTCTCCAGTTCCAAAGACCTTTTCCAGCTCCTGGCTTCCTGCTCCACTTCCTGCAACGCCGGTAAAAGAATATCCGTACTCGCTCCTGTAATTTACGACCTGTACCCTTTAGTTTTCGACCGAAAAGAGTTAAAAAGGGAAGTTGAGAGTTTGTTAGACGGGATTGTGAGTTACATTAGCATATGTTGCGGTATGGAAGACGACGGAAACGACGACTTGAGTTCGCGTTTTGGTGATTTATTGCGCGTTTGGATGGTAGATAGAGTCGGGATGGAAGGTGAAAAAAGAGATGACTTGAAGGTGTTTTTCCCACTTGTTAGTGAAGAATCTCGAAAAGTGATCAGAGGAGGATGCAAGGTTCGGTATTTGGCTGGTGTTGTCATGTGTCAGGCTTTTCTGCTGAGATTGTGCTTGAAATTTGGATATGGGATTCCGAAATTGGAGTTGGAAAACGATTTGCATGATTGCGCCGTTCAAATGATAACTGGGTTTCGGAGTTTTCACTTTCTGG ATATCTTTCTCAGGATGCTATTGGAACCGGTTTTACCTGTCACTTCTCCACTG GGCCATGGAAATGAAGTTATTTTAAGAGAGACTTTGTATGATGCGGTTATAAAGATGGACCATGCATTCCTTGGTCCAGAGGGAGGAATTCTGCTACCTGGCAGACAAGTAAAAGATCTCGCATTGACATGGTCCTTTGTTGCTGACAATGCCATACGGTCAGTGAG GGAGAATGGTAACCAGACCAAAGCTATCTCTTACATAAATGCTTTCTCCGAATCTTGGCTACTCTCTCAGTTGATCAAGTGGGTTACCAGTCAGAATGGGATGGTGGACAAAGCAACGAGCCTGAATGTTTCTACTCCTGTAGCTCTTATCA AGTGGCTACTCATCGTTGAGGATCAAGGGGTGAGAATATTTGAATGTGACATCTCCAAGGTTTATGCCAAGGCTGTACTTTGCAAGTCGAGAGTTGAATATGAGATCCCAGTTGATAAGATAAGTAGCAAATATTCAGCTGAGAATCTTGCTTGCATGGTTCATGAGAGGAAAGAAGACAAAACAGCTGATAATGATCTAGAGATGATTGATTCAATGGCTACGATTCCCTTGTCTGCTCCTTGCTCGATGAAATCAATAGCAGCAGCTGATGGTGTAAGAAAACGCAAAGAAGGGAGCAACATCAAAGAGGAAATACCTGTTAAGTTTATCAAGTATCACTTATGTGAAAACTTGGTAACGGATAAGCTTTTGTCTCTGGCTAATGATGATGGTTTGAGTTGTGGGAATGACGTTAACAGTCCGATTTTGGATGAATATATGAGAGAGATggaacaataa